The Verrucomicrobiia bacterium DNA window GTCTTTATAGACTTTCACGGCGGCAAGATAAGTTAGAAGACAACAAAAGGGTAGAAGCGCCCCGGAGCGGGGGCTCCGGGCTACCCAAAATATGTTATTTTGGTTTTATGGCCGAGCAAGCAAAAAAGCGGCTGGTGATTTTGGGAGGCGGCTACGCCGGGATGACGATTGCCCGCCGGCTCGAAAAGCGCTCGGTTGAGGCCGGCTGGGAAATCGTCCTAATCAACCGGGACAACTTTTTCCTTTTTACCCCGATGCTCGGCGAAGTGGCCACCGGCTCCATCGAGACCCGCCACATCATCAACCCCATCCGCCAGCTCTGCCGAAAGATCCGCTTTGCCGAGCGGGAGGTAATAGCCATAGACCCCCGAAGAAAAGTGGTGAAGGTGCGGCAGGAAGCGACCGGCCGGGAGGAGGGGGAGGCGTACGACAAGCTGGTGATTGCGCTCGGCTCCACCACCAATTTTTTCAACATCCCCGGGCTGGAAGAGGCCGCCATCACGATGAAAAGTTTGGGGGACGCCATTTACGTGCGCAACCACGTCATATCCCTTTTCGAGCAGGCCGACACGGAAAAATTTCCGCAGGTGCAAACTCCGCTGGTCACGTTCGTCGTCGTGGGGGGCGGGTTTGCCGGGGTGGAGCTGGCCGGGGAATTGAACGATTTCGCCCATTATCTTGCGAAATATTATCCGCACATAGACCGCTCTTTAATCCGGGTCGTTTTGCTGGAGGCGGCTCCCCGCCTTTTGCTCGAAGTGAGCGAGGACTTGGCAAACTTTGCTTTGCAGACCTTGCAGGAGAAGAAAATGGAAGTCCGGCTTTCCGCCCGGGTAAAGGAAGCCCGGAGCGACCGGGTCATCCTTGAAGGGGGCGAAGAAATTCCAACCCGCACCTTGATTTGGACCGCCGGCGTCACCCCCCAGCAATTGGTGAGCGGCCTGCCATTTCAAAAGGACAAGCGGGGCCGGCTGGTGGTCAATGAATTTCTGCAATCCGTGGACGATCCGGATGTTTGGGTCGTCGGTGATTGCTGTTCGCTAACCGACCCGCGAAGTGGGGCGCCGTATCCGCCGACCGCCCAGCATGCCTTGCGGCAGGGGC harbors:
- a CDS encoding NAD(P)/FAD-dependent oxidoreductase, whose amino-acid sequence is MAEQAKKRLVILGGGYAGMTIARRLEKRSVEAGWEIVLINRDNFFLFTPMLGEVATGSIETRHIINPIRQLCRKIRFAEREVIAIDPRRKVVKVRQEATGREEGEAYDKLVIALGSTTNFFNIPGLEEAAITMKSLGDAIYVRNHVISLFEQADTEKFPQVQTPLVTFVVVGGGFAGVELAGELNDFAHYLAKYYPHIDRSLIRVVLLEAAPRLLLEVSEDLANFALQTLQEKKMEVRLSARVKEARSDRVILEGGEEIPTRTLIWTAGVTPQQLVSGLPFQKDKRGRLVVNEFLQSVDDPDVWVVGDCCSLTDPRSGAPYPPTAQHALRQGRVAAQNILAELTGGRKKPFHYNMLGQMAMLGRRSGVAIILGFRVRGFWAWWIWRTYYLFRLPRLSKKLRVMLDWTIDLFFERDIAQLKPYHHRPAA